The proteins below come from a single Streptomyces sp. SCSIO 75703 genomic window:
- a CDS encoding site-specific integrase, producing the protein MNSPEVLRKDLTNLTVPQIGRLEETGKEEEPYRLLDPADVVVEPVAEWFAELQACAKPPATIRSYGMDLLRWHRFLWTLEIPWNKASRADARDFTRWLQLADKPVRLHWRYQKYGLPPGGLPKQSRPDRGTPNPLTGKSGPGEKYAPTTRAHNETSIRLFYDFHCEEGTGPLLNPFPLDRSRRSRRAQAAARPNAHHNPMEAFLDERTGRYRPTVPKRIPKRIPDDLFNALFAALNHDRDRALLAFWVSTGVRADELLGSKNKDALPGEQLIGVTRKGTREYQQVPASTDAFVWLRLAQEQAWRGGVPRGRNETLWWTLRKPWRPLEYDAARMMFNRANDLLGTNWTLHDLRHTAAYRMARDPELSLTDVQWVLNHAHLSTTEIYLAASQDEIVEQLLAHHARQAAGKLPTPRPPAPGYNAASLDVLFGRS; encoded by the coding sequence GTGAACTCACCTGAAGTGCTCCGCAAGGACCTGACGAACCTGACCGTGCCGCAGATCGGCCGCCTGGAAGAGACGGGCAAGGAAGAGGAGCCGTACAGGCTGCTCGACCCTGCTGACGTCGTCGTTGAGCCGGTGGCTGAGTGGTTCGCCGAACTGCAAGCATGCGCCAAGCCGCCGGCCACGATCCGGTCGTACGGCATGGACCTGCTGCGGTGGCACCGGTTCCTGTGGACGTTGGAGATCCCCTGGAACAAGGCGTCCCGGGCCGACGCCCGGGACTTCACCCGGTGGCTCCAACTCGCCGACAAACCAGTCCGGTTGCACTGGCGCTACCAGAAGTACGGGCTGCCGCCCGGCGGGCTCCCGAAGCAGAGCCGACCAGATCGCGGCACCCCGAACCCACTGACAGGCAAGTCCGGTCCGGGCGAAAAGTACGCACCGACGACCAGGGCCCACAACGAGACGTCCATCCGGTTGTTCTACGACTTCCACTGCGAAGAGGGCACCGGACCACTACTCAACCCGTTCCCACTCGACCGGTCCCGACGCTCCCGCAGAGCTCAAGCGGCGGCCCGGCCGAACGCCCACCACAACCCCATGGAGGCCTTCCTCGACGAACGGACGGGCCGCTACCGCCCAACCGTGCCCAAGCGGATCCCGAAGCGGATCCCCGACGACCTGTTCAACGCCCTGTTCGCCGCCCTAAATCACGATCGGGACCGTGCTCTGCTGGCCTTCTGGGTCTCCACCGGAGTCCGAGCCGATGAACTTCTCGGCAGCAAGAACAAGGACGCGCTCCCGGGCGAGCAACTGATCGGGGTGACTCGCAAGGGCACCCGCGAATACCAACAAGTTCCGGCCTCCACCGACGCGTTCGTCTGGCTCCGCCTGGCCCAGGAACAGGCCTGGCGAGGCGGGGTCCCCCGGGGCCGCAACGAGACGTTGTGGTGGACGCTGAGGAAGCCCTGGCGCCCGCTGGAGTACGACGCGGCCCGCATGATGTTCAACCGGGCCAACGATCTCCTCGGAACGAACTGGACCCTGCACGACCTGCGGCACACCGCCGCCTACCGCATGGCCCGGGACCCCGAGCTGTCGCTCACGGACGTCCAGTGGGTCCTCAACCACGCTCACCTTTCCACCACGGAGATCTACCTGGCGGCCAGCCAGGACGAGATCGTCGAGCAGTTGCTTGCCCACCACGCCCGCCAGGCCGCAGGGAAACTCCCGACGCCGCGGCCACCGG